The segment TAATATGAATATCTGGAAAGCTTTTTCTTATTTTTGATATAGCTTCAATAGTTGCTTTAGCATTTAATCTATCTTCTTCAATTCCAGTAGATATTGGCAATGCTAGAGGATCAAAAAATATCTCATAATCAGCGAGGCCACTTGATCTAGTTTTAATTAATGCTCTTTTTGCAATGTCATATTTTTTCTGTGATGTTCTTGCCATTCCATCTTCATCAATAGTTCCAATTACTATTCCAGCACCATAATCTAATGCAAGTCTTAAGACCTGATTAAATCTGTCATCTCCATCTTCGTAGTTTGTTGAATTTATAATGCATTTTCCTCCTACAGTCTTTAATCCACTTTCCATTTTATCTGCTTCTGTTGAATCTATCATTAATGGAAGATTTATATTTGTAACTAATCTTGAGGTAATTTCTTTCATATCTTTAACTCCATCTCTTCCTACATAATCAACATTGACATCTAGTATGTGAGCATTTTCTTTTTGCTGTTGTTTAGCAATTGATAGCAGGCCGTCCCAATCATCTTCATTTAGTAATTCCCTTACTTTTTTTGATCCACTAGCATTTAAACGTTCTCCAACTATTAATATTGAGTTATCTTGTTTATATGGAACTGCGTTATATATAGAAGCTGCTGAAGGAACAAAATTTGTTTTTACAGTAGGAAGTCTTTTATTTATTTTTTTATCAACTATTTCCTCAATGATTGATGATAAATGCTTGATATGTTCAGGAGTAGTACCACAACATCCGCCAATAAGTTGTACGTTAAAATCATAAATAAAGTTCATTAACTGCATTTTCAACTCCAATGGAGTTAATTTATAGTGAGCAACACCTCCTATATTTTCAGGTAATCCTGCATTAGGTATACAACTAATTGCAAAAGGTGAATTTTCAGCTAAATACTTAATATGTTCTTTCATTTGAACTGGACCAGTTGCACAATTCAGTCCCAGAATATCAATATTGTATGGCTCTAATATTGTTAATGCAGAAGCTATATCTGACCCGACAAGCATCGTTCCTGTGGTTTCCATAGTTATGGATATCATTATTGGTAATTCAATATTCCTGTTTTTAATAACTTCTTGAGAAGCAGATAATGCTGATTTTATTTGTAAAACATCTTGGCATGTTTCAATCAATAGAAGGTCAATACCTCCGTCAATTAGACCATTTATTTGTTCTTCATATGAATCTTTAAGCTTATCAAAACTAATATGACCTAATGTTGGTAATTTTGTAGTTGGCCCAATTGATCCAGCGACAAATCTAGGAGTATTAATAGATGAAAATAAATTTGCACATTTTTTAGCTATCTGAGCTGCTTTTTTATTGATTTCATAAGCTTTATTAGAAATACTATATTCGTCTAAAACAATAGATGAAGCACCAAATGTATTGGTTTCAATTACATGACAACCTGCTTCAAGAAATGAATTATGTACTTGTTCAACAGTATTAGGAGAGGATAGAACTAAGTTTTCATTGCAACCCTCTAAATCATCTCCACCAAAATCATGTGATGATAAATTTAAATTTTGAAAAGAAGTACCTGTCCCACCATCGAAAATAATAATTGGTTTATCATCTCTATTTAAATAATTTCTAAATGAAACCATAATTTAAAAGAAAAAAAATAAAAATTAACTAATATCAATGCGTGTTATCCAATCATCATAGTCTTGTGAACGGCCTTCCGTTATTTCGATAAGCTTATTTTTCAATTTTGTCATTATGGGACGATAATTATTAATATTTGTTGATTCTATTTGCTTTACAGGTGTAATTTTAGCTGCTGTACCAGTTAGAAATACTTCATCAGCAATAAGTAATTCTGTTTTATCAACAGGTCTTTCAATAACATTTATACCAAACGATTTCGCCAATTCAATAACACTAGCTCTAGTAATTCCTTCTAGGATGTCTTGATCAACTCCTGGAGTAATCAGTTCACCATTTCTTACTATAAATAAGTTCATTCCACTAGCTTCACTTACTTTACCACTAGAATTTAACAGCAATGCTTCGTCAAATCCTGATAAACTAGCCTCTGTTTTGGCTAATGAACTGGTAATGTAAGCACCGCTTATCTTACCTCTTAAAGGTAGAGATCTATCTTCTTGTCTTGTCCAACTACTCATCCTACAAGACACACCATCGGGAGATAAATAGTCTCCTAGTTCAATACAATAAATGAAGAAATCAGTTTCTATATTATGTAATCTTGGAGCAATACCTAAATCACTTGTATAAACAAAAGGCCTTATGTAGATCGGTTTTGAAGGTTTATTTTTTTTTAATATTGTTTTTAGTGCATTAAATATATATTCTTCAGATATTTCTGTTAAAAGCAATCTTGCACTTTGAGATAACCTTTTTACGTGTTTATCTGTTCTAAATAAAAGAAATTCATCCTTATTAGATGGATTTGGAATAGCTCTCATTCCTCCAAAGGCTGCTGTTCCATAATGAAGTGCATGAGTTGCTATTGACACTTTTGCATCTTTAAAGGGTATACACTTACCTTCAAACCAGGCATATGGAAGAAATTCTTGCATATTTTATTTTAGAAATGAGTTAAAATTGTTCTAACTTACTTAAGTATTCTAAACCTAATTGTTATATATAAATGCATAGGATATTAAATATTGCTGGAAATGAAAATAATAACGTTGATTTAATTGAACATCCTAAAGCTGATTTTATATTTATCACAAGCGTAAAAGCTGATATTAATATAATTTCTGATTTAATTGAAGATAAAGAATTTCTTTTATTCCAGGATAATTTTAGAGCATTAGAAATTTCAAACCTAAATACATTCGCACAAATAGATAATTATTTTTTAAAAACAATAAATTATGCAAAAATAGTTGTTTTAAGATTGTTTGGTGATAAAGGGACATGGAGTTATGGACTTGAACAATTAATAAAATGGAAAGAAGTAAATCTTAATAAGACTCTTTTAATTCTTTCTGGAACTGATGAAGAGGATTTATCACTAAATGAATTAAGTAGCGTAGATTTAGATACTTCATTAAAAATTAGTAAACTTCTTAAGTCAGGAGGAAAGGAGAATTATCGAAGATTTCTTTATTGTTTAAGTTATCTATCATCTAATGAAACTAATATTCCACAAAAATATATCTCTAACGTCAGTTATCCAGATCCTTATCAATATGATTGGAAAAATGAAAAAGGATTAAAGGTTGGAATAATTTCTTATAAATCATTGTTTTTAGCTAATGAAATTGAATTATCAAATGAATTAATATCTCAACTAAGGTGTAATGGTTTGTCACCTAAAACAGTATTTATTTCAACTTTAAAAAATTATGATGTTCAGAAGGAATTGATTAATCTTTTTAAAAAAGAAGATATAAGACTGCTAATAACAACTACCTCTTTTTCTTCCTCGCTTAATAGTTCTAATGAAAATATAGATAATAATTTGAATATCTTTAAATCACTTAATCTTCCAATCCTTCAAATACTCTCTTCTAATAAATCCAGAAATAATTGGTTGCACTCATCAACTGGAATGAATCCAACAGATTTGTTAATGCAAATAATTATTCCAGAATTTGATGGACGAATTACAACAAAACCTTGTGCTTTTAAAGAGGTTATTTCTGTAAATAGAACCTTATGTAGCAAAATTACAAGTTACAAAGTTGATTTTGGAAATATTAAATGGATAACAAAACTTACAAATAATTATCTAAGACTAAATAATTTAAATAATTTTGATAAAAAGATATCATTAGTAATTGCAAATTATCCTGTAAAAAATGGAAGAATTGGAAATGGAGTCGGTTTAAATACTCCGCAGTCTGTCCTTAATATTCTTTATTGGTTAAAAAATGAAGGTTATGATCTTGGTTCTGGAGAATTACCTAAAAATTCATCAGAACTAATTTCGTTACTTATAAAAACTAGAACAAATGATATTGAATCTCAAAATAATAAACCTCTTGATTTTTTATCATTAAATGAATACTTAGAATTTTGGAACAAACTATCCCTTAAACCTAAAAATCTTATCGTTGATAGATGGGGTATTCCATCTAATTCTCAAGATTTAGAAAAACAAGGTTTTTCGATTAATGGTCTTTTATTTGGAAAAATATGTTTACTAATTCAACCTCAAAGAGGTTACGATATTGAATCTAATAAAGATATACATTCTCCAGATCTACCACCACCCCATAGATATCTAGCCCAATATTATTGGATTGAAAGTAAATTTGATTCGAATGCTATTTGTCATATAGGTAAACATGGCACTATTGAATGGTTAC is part of the Prochlorococcus marinus subsp. pastoris str. CCMP1986 genome and harbors:
- a CDS encoding branched-chain amino acid transaminase, which codes for MQEFLPYAWFEGKCIPFKDAKVSIATHALHYGTAAFGGMRAIPNPSNKDEFLLFRTDKHVKRLSQSARLLLTEISEEYIFNALKTILKKNKPSKPIYIRPFVYTSDLGIAPRLHNIETDFFIYCIELGDYLSPDGVSCRMSSWTRQEDRSLPLRGKISGAYITSSLAKTEASLSGFDEALLLNSSGKVSEASGMNLFIVRNGELITPGVDQDILEGITRASVIELAKSFGINVIERPVDKTELLIADEVFLTGTAAKITPVKQIESTNINNYRPIMTKLKNKLIEITEGRSQDYDDWITRIDIS